One Cucurbita pepo subsp. pepo cultivar mu-cu-16 chromosome LG07, ASM280686v2, whole genome shotgun sequence genomic region harbors:
- the LOC111798645 gene encoding SNW/SKI-interacting protein-like — MATLKDLLPAVKSTTVTHYDHSNDPWFKQRFSSLETEQASVVKANPVPPYMKRGGFVPRRVEDFGDGGAFPEIHIAQYPLDMGRDRSSKPGSKILPVTVDAHGNVAYDAIVKQNENSRKIVYSQHKDLIPKFLKNDEVSDEDDELQKEIEETTEETKSALEKIVNVRLSAAQPKNVTKQSMDSKFIKYKPSQQSAAFNSGAKERIIRMVEMPVDPIEPPKFKHKRVPKASGSPPVPVMHSPPRPVTVKDQQDWKIPPCISNWKNPKGYTIPLDKRLAADGRGLQEVQINDNFAKLSEALYVAEQKAREAVAMRSKVQKEMLMKQKEKKELELRALAQKARSERTGAAPPSVHYSSERDAVDTSEMKGDFERVRETEKDLPKETREEREERLQREKIREERRRERERERRLEAKDAAMGKKSKITRDRDRDISEKVALGMASTGAGREGEVMYDQRLFNQDKGMDSGFANDDQYNIYDKGLFTAQPTLSTLYRPKKDADSDMYGGADEQLDKITKTDRFKPDKKFSGTAERSGPRDRPVEFEREVEEADPFGLDQFLTEVKKGKKAMDKVGAGGTMRAGAGSSMRDGYEGGGSGRTRIGFERGH, encoded by the coding sequence ATGGCAACTCTGAAAGACCTTCTTCCTGCTGTTAAGTCAACCACTGTAACACACTATGATCATTCAAATGATCCATGGTTCAAGCAGCGGTTTAGTTCCTTAGAAACAGAGCAAGCTTCTGTTGTCAAGGCGAATCCGGTGCCGCCTTACATGAAGCGTGGGGGATTTGTTCCAAGGAGAGTTGAGGATTTTGGTGATGGTGGTGCTTTTCCAGAGATTCACATTGCTCAATACCCACTTGATATGGGTAGAGATAGATCGTCGAAGCCCGGATCGAAGATCCTTCCTGTTACGGTTGATGCACACGGAAATGTTGCGTATGATGCTATTGTCAAGCAGAATGAGAATTCTAGGAAGATTGTGTATTCGCAACATAAAGATCTTATTCcgaagtttttgaaaaatgatgaagtgagtgatgaagatgatgagtTGCAGAAAGAGATTGAAGAAACAACTGAGGAAACGAAATCTGCACTTGAGAAGATAGTAAATGTAAGATTGAGTGCAGCACAGCCTAAGAATGTAACCAAACAATCAATGGATTCGAAGTTTATCAAGTATAAGCCGTCTCAGCAATCAGCTGCGTTTAATTCGGGCGCCAAGGAGAGAATAATCAGAATGGTGGAGATGCCTGTAGATCCGATTGAGCCTCCGAAGTTCAAGCACAAACGTGTTCCTAAAGCTTCGGGGTCTCCTCCGGTGCCTGTTATGCATTCTCCTCCACGTCCCGTCACGGTGAAGGATCAACAGGATTGGAAGATTCCACCTTGTATTTCAAATTGGAAGAATCCAAAAGGGTATACAATTCCACTTGACAAGCGCCTTGCAGCTGATGGGAGAGGCCTTCAAGAAGTTCAAATCAATGATAACTTTGCAAAGCTATCAGAAGCACTGTATGTTGCAGAACAGAAAGCTAGAGAAGCAGTTGCTATGAGATCTAAGGTTCAGAAAGAAATGCTAATGAagcaaaaggagaagaaggagTTGGAGCTTCGAGCATTGGCTCAGAAAGCTCGGTCTGAGAGAACCGGAGCTGCACCTCCTTCTGTTCATTATTCATCCGAGAGGGACGCAGTAGATACTTCTGAGATGAAGGGGGACTTCGAACGTGTCAGAGAAACCGAGAAGGATTTACCAAAGGAAACAAGGGAGGAAAGGGAAGAGAGGTTGCAGCGGGAGAAGATTCGTGAGGAGCGACGtcgggagagggagagggaaagAAGGTTGGAGGCTAAAGACGCAGCAATGGGAAAGAAGAGTAAGATTACAAGAGACAGAGATCGTGATATCAGCGAGAAGGTTGCACTTGGTATGGCTTCGACCGGAGCAGGTCGAGAAGGGGAGGTTATGTATGACCAGAGGCTATTTAACCAAGATAAAGGAATGGACTCCGGATTTGCCAATGACGATCAATACAACATATACGACAAGGGCCTATTTACCGCTCAGCCTACGCTTTCAACCCTTTACCGACCTAAAAAGGACGCTGATTCTGATATGTATGGAGGTGCTGATGAACAGTTAGACAAGATAACGAAAACCGATCGCTTCAAACCAGACAAGAAGTTTTCAGGCACGGCGGAAAGGTCTGGACCTAGAGATAGGCCAGTTGAGTTCGAGAGAGAGGTTGAAGAAGCCGATCCATTCGGACTCGATCAGTTCTTGACAGAAGTGAAGAAAGGTAAGAAAGCTATGGATAAAGTTGGCGCTGGTGGGACAATGAGAGCTGGTGCGGGTTCATCAATGCGAGATGGCTATGAGGGTGGTGGCTCTGGTAGAACTCGCATTGGATTTGAAAGAGGCCATTAA